A DNA window from Castanea sativa cultivar Marrone di Chiusa Pesio chromosome 7, ASM4071231v1 contains the following coding sequences:
- the LOC142642446 gene encoding putative jasmonic acid carboxyl methyltransferase 2, protein MEVKQVLRMNGGEGKTSYATHSQHQRMVASMVKPIVEESIEELYQTLFPECLKIADLGCSLGPNTLLVVSEIIDILSTTSQKLNSPLPSLQAFLNDLPGNDFNTIFRSLQSFYRKLETEKGNTFGNCFISGVPGSFYGRLFPCNSLHFVHSSYAIMWLSEVPKGLVSQTGEALNKGNICIAKTSPPAVFKAYLDQFERDFTLFLKSRAEELVAGGCMVLTTMGSIKSVDPLSIWEVVGLKLNDMVLEGLIEESKLDTFNLPYYAATMEEVKKVIDAEGSFTLQKLEAFKVNWDTYIKKANRGLDKQAREAILANDIRAVGEPILASHFGEASMEDLFRRFKEVVLDHMEKEKCVYFNLVISLKKKG, encoded by the exons ATGGAGGTGAAGCAAGTCCTTCGCATGAATGGGGGAGAGGGAAAAACAAGCTATGCAACCCACTCACAACatcaa AGAATGGTGGCATCTATGGTCAAGCCCATAGTTGAAGAGAGCATTGAGGAGCTTTACCAAACCTTATTCCCCGAGTGCTTGAAGATTGCAGATTTGGGATGCTCATTAGGACCCAACACCCTTCTAGTTGTATCAGAAATCATAGACATTCTTAGCACTACATCTCAGAAGTTGAACTCACCGTTACCTTCATTGCAAGCATTCCTAAATGATCTCCCCGGCAATGACTTCAACACAATTTTCAGGTCACTGCAGAGCTTCTATAGGAAATTGGAGACTGAGAAGGGAAACACCTTTGGAAATTGCTTCATATCTGGAGTGCCTGGGTCTTTCTATGGGAGGCTCTTCCCTTGCAATTCCCTTCACTTTGTTCATTCTTCTTATGCTATTATGTGGCTCTCCGAG GTACCAAAAGGGTTAGTGAGCCAGACAGGAGAAGCACTCAACAAAGGAAACATTTGCATTGCAAAGACAAGCCCTCCTGCTGTGTTTAAAGCATATTTGGACCAATTTGAAAGGGACTTCACACTTTTCCTAAAGTCTCGAGCGGAAGAATTAGTTGCTGGTGGTTGTATGGTCCTCACAACCATGGGAAGCATCAAAAGCGTTGATCCCCTTTCCATTTGGGAAGTCGTTGGTCTAAAACTCAATGACATGGTCTTGGAG GGCCTGATTGAAGAGTCAAAACTGGACACCTTCAATTTGCCATACTATGCAGCTACTATGGAGGAAGTGAAGAAGGTAATCGATGCCGAAGGATCTTTTACTTTGCAGAAACTTGAAGCTTTCAAAGTGAATTGGGACACCTATATAAAGAAGGCTAACAGGGGTCTTGATAAGCAAGCAAGGGAAGCCATACTTGCCAATGACATTAGGGCCGTGGGTGAGCCCATTTTGGCAAGCCATTTTGGGGAAGCATCCATGGAGGATTTGTTCCGTAGGTTTAAAGAGGTTGTGCTTGATCACATGGAGAAGGAGAAATGTGTGTACTTTAATTTGGTTATCTCCTTGAAAAAGAAGGGTTGA